In the Chlorobium limicola DSM 245 genome, one interval contains:
- a CDS encoding vWA domain-containing protein yields the protein MKKRLLPFLVAACALPASTVLEAGPIAWKTESAERTQPGDASGRSVMQKYALQYDNLRPVEGRCPSDYKLVQLALLLDTSNSMDGLINQAKSQLWRIVNETSRMHKRGEQIRLQVALYEYGNNSLSPASGYIRQVTPFTEDLDLLSEALFSLTTNGGSEYCGHVIGSSLNRLRWNSSRQGLKMIYIAGNEPFNQGEVNYEAACRWAAERDITVNTIYCGDYRTGVDTFWQRGAAIGRGGYFAIDSDRETMGIITPYDDDLMVLNNRINGTYVPYGRLGREHQARQEKQDMNAAALAAPVAAERAASKGSRLYQASDWDLVDAIEKKHTTIERIDRSSLPEELKGMSRKELDLHVQKKRQEREELKKQIADLGRQRDAYVRQKESEATGSQSLGTVILKNLHTQAKARNFTFR from the coding sequence ATGAAGAAACGCCTGTTACCGTTCCTTGTCGCTGCTTGTGCCCTGCCCGCAAGCACTGTTCTCGAAGCCGGACCGATTGCCTGGAAGACAGAATCTGCCGAACGAACGCAACCGGGTGATGCGTCCGGCAGGAGTGTGATGCAGAAGTACGCTCTGCAGTACGATAATCTGAGACCGGTCGAGGGCCGGTGTCCGTCGGATTACAAACTTGTTCAGCTTGCCCTTCTTCTTGATACGAGCAACAGCATGGACGGGCTGATCAATCAGGCCAAAAGCCAGCTCTGGCGCATCGTGAACGAAACGTCGAGGATGCACAAGAGGGGCGAGCAGATCCGGCTCCAGGTGGCGTTGTATGAATACGGCAATAATTCGCTTTCTCCTGCTTCCGGATATATTCGACAGGTTACGCCTTTCACCGAAGATCTTGATCTGCTTTCCGAAGCGCTCTTTTCGCTCACAACCAACGGCGGCTCCGAGTATTGCGGACATGTAATCGGCAGCAGCCTTAACCGACTCAGATGGAACAGTTCCCGCCAAGGCCTGAAAATGATCTATATCGCCGGCAACGAACCGTTCAACCAGGGCGAAGTCAATTACGAGGCTGCCTGTCGTTGGGCAGCTGAACGGGATATCACTGTCAACACGATCTATTGCGGAGATTACCGGACGGGGGTCGATACCTTCTGGCAGCGGGGAGCCGCCATTGGACGGGGCGGTTATTTCGCGATCGACAGCGATCGGGAGACGATGGGCATTATAACCCCTTACGATGATGATCTCATGGTGCTGAATAACAGGATCAACGGAACGTATGTGCCGTACGGCAGGCTTGGCAGGGAGCATCAGGCCCGGCAGGAGAAGCAGGATATGAATGCGGCGGCGCTTGCTGCGCCCGTTGCGGCGGAGAGGGCTGCATCGAAAGGCTCAAGGCTTTACCAGGCTTCCGATTGGGATCTTGTGGATGCCATTGAAAAGAAGCATACGACAATTGAGCGGATTGACAGGAGCAGTTTGCCCGAAGAGCTGAAGGGGATGTCTCGCAAGGAACTCGACCTGCATGTTCAGAAAAAGAGGCAGGAACGCGAAGAGCTGAAGAAGCAGATCGCGGATCTCGGCAGGCAACGTGACGCCTATGTTCGTCAGAAGGAGTCGGAAGCCACCGGATCGCAGAGCCTCGGAACGGTTATCCTGAAAAACCTGCATACCCAGGCAAAAGCAAGGAATTTTACATTCAGGTAA
- a CDS encoding iron-containing alcohol dehydrogenase produces the protein MQFFLSTDVIAGVNEALNLPEYVRQLAMNKPGIIYDANLSSSLYFQEILKGLVSRFGNSVLFCNEFKGEPTYAHLENVAEFFRSDAPDGIVAIGGGSTLDLGKGVALLLTNEVPALSLKGFPQDVNDPLPLLTVPSLLGSGAEISFNAVFIDEAEGRKLGINSRKNFPKKSVIDPQLSMTAPMECVIASAMDSLVHCIDSFGSHKHTPLSRIFSVEGFQRTFYALQQGQLDRAESRLDLAIGSICGTAALMNSGDGPTNGFAYYLGVKHRIPHGLAGAIFLKEVMRYNFDKGYDKYALLNPMRSSPSAKDATAELLGEMDELYRQLDIPDLVPYGYGQGNAAELARNVSDALKGSFAGNPVEFNEDSARHVIYNLT, from the coding sequence ATGCAATTTTTTCTCTCTACCGACGTTATTGCAGGCGTCAATGAAGCGCTGAACCTCCCGGAGTACGTCCGGCAGCTCGCCATGAACAAGCCGGGCATCATCTACGATGCCAATCTTTCATCGAGTCTTTATTTTCAGGAGATACTGAAGGGGCTTGTCTCGCGTTTCGGCAACAGCGTGCTCTTCTGCAACGAATTCAAAGGAGAACCGACTTACGCTCATCTCGAAAATGTGGCGGAGTTTTTCCGCAGCGATGCTCCTGACGGCATTGTCGCTATAGGTGGCGGAAGTACGCTCGATCTTGGCAAGGGCGTCGCGCTGCTTCTCACCAACGAGGTGCCGGCACTCTCGCTGAAGGGGTTTCCCCAGGATGTGAACGACCCCTTGCCGCTCCTAACGGTGCCTTCGCTGCTTGGCAGCGGGGCTGAAATCAGCTTCAACGCTGTTTTTATCGACGAAGCCGAAGGCCGCAAGCTCGGCATCAACAGCCGAAAAAACTTTCCGAAAAAAAGCGTGATCGATCCGCAGCTCTCGATGACCGCTCCGATGGAATGCGTCATCGCCTCCGCCATGGACAGTCTGGTACACTGTATCGACAGTTTCGGATCGCATAAACACACTCCTCTGAGCAGGATATTTTCTGTCGAAGGGTTTCAGCGCACCTTCTACGCCCTGCAGCAGGGACAGCTCGACCGTGCCGAATCGCGTCTCGATCTCGCTATCGGCAGCATCTGCGGCACTGCTGCACTCATGAACTCCGGTGACGGTCCGACCAACGGTTTTGCCTACTATCTCGGCGTGAAACACAGGATTCCGCACGGACTGGCCGGGGCGATATTTCTCAAGGAGGTGATGCGTTACAATTTCGATAAGGGATACGATAAATACGCCTTGCTCAATCCCATGCGATCTTCTCCATCGGCAAAGGATGCGACTGCGGAACTCCTCGGCGAAATGGACGAGCTCTATCGGCAGCTGGATATCCCTGATCTGGTTCCGTACGGTTACGGACAGGGGAATGCCGCCGAGCTTGCCCGTAACGTATCGGATGCCCTGAAAGGATCGTTTGCCGGAAACCCCGTAGAATTCAACGAGGATTCGGCACGGCATGTGATTTACAATCTGACTTGA
- a CDS encoding SRPBCC domain-containing protein, translating to MGNVRTEIAISARSADVWRVLFDTAVYPLWNPLVTAVRGLPEEGRTIRIRLKVKSLPPLWVPVVVETLRPAERLCWTFTLPFGLFRAEHCFSLHKEPDGGTRFVNDERFSGLLGEFAGIMMNRLFRGDYEGMDRALARRVGDAV from the coding sequence ATGGGAAATGTACGTACCGAAATCGCGATCTCCGCACGGTCAGCCGATGTCTGGCGCGTTCTTTTCGACACAGCGGTCTATCCGCTGTGGAACCCGCTCGTCACTGCCGTCAGGGGATTGCCGGAAGAGGGGAGAACGATCCGGATTCGTCTGAAAGTCAAATCGCTTCCTCCGTTGTGGGTGCCGGTGGTCGTTGAGACCCTCCGGCCTGCAGAACGGCTCTGCTGGACCTTCACGCTCCCCTTCGGGCTCTTTCGCGCCGAACACTGCTTTTCTCTCCATAAAGAGCCTGATGGTGGAACCCGTTTCGTGAATGACGAACGTTTTTCGGGATTGCTTGGAGAATTTGCCGGAATTATGATGAACCGGTTGTTCAGGGGAGATTACGAAGGCATGGATCGCGCCCTTGCCCGCAGGGTAGGGGACGCTGTATAA
- a CDS encoding thermonuclease family protein: protein MSMLFFRNRLCLFILPFLFLFAACNDASESAKVVRIADGDTITILHADNTQERIRLYGIDCPEKSQSFGNSARKFTGSLVFGKQASIRSMDRDKYGRTVAWVYVGEKNVNEELVRAGYAWHYRQHSNDAGLRRLEHEARKAKRGLWSESNPVPPWEYRQGVRYRASESNAEVQQSKPSLARAENKASHSDTLYHGNVKNRKFHLPGCSAYNCKNCTAEFRNREKAIEEGYEPCRMCNP, encoded by the coding sequence ATGTCCATGCTTTTCTTCCGTAACAGGCTCTGTCTTTTCATCCTGCCCTTTCTTTTTCTTTTTGCCGCCTGCAATGATGCTTCGGAATCGGCCAAAGTCGTCAGGATTGCCGATGGAGATACCATTACCATTCTGCATGCAGACAACACGCAGGAAAGAATACGACTGTATGGAATCGATTGCCCCGAAAAATCGCAGTCGTTCGGCAATTCGGCCCGGAAGTTCACCGGTTCACTTGTTTTCGGTAAACAGGCAAGCATCCGCAGTATGGATCGGGATAAATATGGCCGGACTGTGGCCTGGGTATATGTCGGGGAAAAGAACGTCAACGAAGAACTCGTCAGGGCAGGCTATGCGTGGCATTACCGGCAGCACTCGAATGATGCCGGCCTCAGGAGGCTGGAACATGAAGCCCGTAAGGCAAAACGGGGGTTATGGTCAGAATCGAACCCGGTACCGCCATGGGAATATCGACAAGGGGTTCGTTATCGTGCATCCGAATCAAATGCCGAGGTTCAGCAATCAAAACCTTCTTTGGCCAGAGCAGAAAACAAAGCGTCACATTCCGATACCCTTTACCATGGAAATGTGAAAAACCGGAAATTTCATCTGCCGGGATGCAGCGCCTACAATTGCAAAAACTGTACGGCGGAATTCAGAAACAGGGAGAAGGCAATCGAAGAGGGATATGAGCCATGCCGTATGTGCAACCCATAA
- a CDS encoding SOS response-associated peptidase — MCGRFGFFELRYFLDRLRELELPFEENEHYGFMPGYNIAPESTITVLLGKKGSNVLSNAHWGLIPHWAKALPKVRPINARAESLGVKPYFRHMLNHRHCLIPASGFYEWSDMRDASVKKQPCYIHRADGHPMAFAGLWDTWEPTGREKPAVTSCTIITTAANREMRPIHERMPVILEPETWRLWLEPETGFAEKLLKPAAEGILELYPVSTRMNNPQYIRKDCIEKLDASVQGK, encoded by the coding sequence ATGTGTGGACGATTCGGATTTTTCGAACTGCGATATTTTCTCGACCGGCTCCGCGAGCTTGAGCTGCCTTTCGAAGAGAATGAGCACTACGGCTTCATGCCGGGTTACAACATCGCTCCCGAAAGCACGATTACCGTGCTGCTCGGGAAGAAGGGCTCCAATGTGCTCTCCAATGCGCACTGGGGTCTGATTCCCCACTGGGCAAAAGCCCTGCCGAAGGTGCGGCCCATCAACGCACGGGCGGAAAGCCTCGGCGTGAAACCCTATTTCCGGCACATGCTGAACCACCGCCACTGCCTGATTCCTGCAAGCGGATTTTACGAGTGGAGCGACATGCGTGACGCGAGTGTCAAAAAACAGCCCTGTTACATACACCGGGCCGACGGGCATCCGATGGCGTTTGCGGGTCTCTGGGACACCTGGGAGCCGACCGGGCGTGAGAAACCGGCAGTTACCTCCTGCACCATCATCACCACGGCCGCTAATCGCGAGATGCGGCCAATACACGAGCGCATGCCGGTGATCCTCGAACCGGAAACATGGAGGCTATGGCTGGAACCGGAAACAGGTTTTGCCGAAAAATTGCTTAAACCTGCTGCTGAAGGGATTCTGGAACTTTACCCGGTCTCGACCAGAATGAACAATCCGCAATACATCCGAAAAGATTGCATCGAGAAGCTCGATGCATCGGTACAGGGAAAATAG
- a CDS encoding lysylphosphatidylglycerol synthase transmembrane domain-containing protein: protein MQLKQNKSNNLPGYAGLLLGVCLIIYLFSQIDLEGAIGRILSIGFSSVLILLPFLVLHVVETFAWIKVFPPGITRIPFFPLLRIQLIAETVSMTLPAGVAVGEPLRPYLCNRFIGLPVPESVASVAVRKLMLGAAQGLYTVIGAFAGYGFLQMVSRRVIGFEGLGLLMVISGLAVFLLFMLFLLLLLNGSVAGHIHRFLMLVPFRKLKAWLLEKESGFLDTDQALNSYRGFPAGGRLLAMFYYVLAWFMLTAESYIILTLLGVEISFYQIFAIDIALAMLRSLFFFIPSGLGVQDLGYLLFFQALGIHDFAADGAAFVLLRRFKEVLWYSFGYGVMFLSGVHLGDAQSGGNNDES, encoded by the coding sequence ATGCAGTTAAAGCAAAACAAGAGTAATAATTTGCCGGGATATGCCGGTCTTCTGCTTGGTGTTTGTCTTATCATATATCTTTTCAGTCAGATAGATCTTGAAGGTGCCATCGGCAGAATTCTTTCGATAGGATTTTCTTCCGTATTGATTCTCTTGCCTTTTCTCGTGCTTCATGTGGTAGAAACCTTTGCATGGATAAAGGTATTTCCTCCCGGAATAACGCGTATACCTTTTTTTCCCCTGCTGAGAATACAGCTTATCGCCGAAACCGTTTCCATGACGCTTCCCGCAGGCGTAGCTGTCGGTGAACCGCTCAGACCGTATCTCTGTAATCGTTTTATCGGTCTTCCCGTCCCCGAATCAGTGGCGAGTGTGGCGGTGCGCAAGCTCATGCTCGGTGCAGCGCAGGGGCTGTATACCGTAATCGGCGCTTTTGCGGGCTACGGTTTTTTACAGATGGTTTCACGTCGGGTAATCGGGTTCGAAGGACTTGGTTTGTTGATGGTGATCAGCGGCCTTGCGGTTTTTCTTCTCTTTATGCTCTTTCTTCTGCTGCTCCTTAATGGAAGTGTCGCAGGACATATCCATCGTTTTCTTATGCTTGTTCCGTTCAGGAAGCTCAAGGCCTGGCTGCTTGAGAAGGAGTCCGGGTTTCTCGATACCGATCAGGCGCTGAACAGTTACCGGGGGTTTCCCGCAGGAGGACGTCTGCTGGCAATGTTCTACTATGTCCTTGCATGGTTTATGCTTACGGCGGAAAGTTATATCATATTAACTCTGCTTGGGGTCGAGATTTCCTTTTATCAGATATTTGCCATCGATATTGCGCTCGCCATGCTTCGTTCGCTGTTTTTTTTCATTCCTTCGGGGCTCGGAGTGCAGGATCTCGGATATCTTCTTTTTTTTCAGGCGCTCGGCATACACGATTTTGCGGCCGACGGAGCGGCGTTCGTGCTTTTGAGGCGTTTCAAGGAGGTGCTCTGGTACTCTTTCGGTTACGGCGTCATGTTTCTTTCCGGGGTGCATCTCGGCGATGCGCAGTCTGGGGGTAACAACGACGAATCATGA
- a CDS encoding acylneuraminate cytidylyltransferase family protein — MHREKQTIAIIPARGGSKGLKGKNIYPVAGRPLLAWTVLQAVQSERIDRVFVSTDDAEIAEVAAAYGAGVIERPQELSGDGASSESALLHAVDLLEKERAIPVGLVVFLQATSPLRKPRDIDRSIERFRAEGADSLISVTKLDDLTVWEKRPQGWESVNFDYRNRGMRQQRPAQYIENGSIYLVTPEVLRSTGNRIGRKLSIYEMEFWQTWEIDSVEEIDLIEFYMFKKNLADQVSGPENQ, encoded by the coding sequence ATGCACAGAGAAAAGCAGACCATCGCGATCATTCCCGCACGGGGAGGCTCGAAAGGACTCAAGGGAAAAAACATCTACCCTGTTGCGGGGCGACCCCTGCTGGCCTGGACTGTTCTCCAGGCCGTTCAGTCGGAACGGATAGATCGGGTTTTCGTTTCAACCGATGATGCTGAAATCGCTGAGGTTGCCGCTGCATACGGGGCCGGGGTGATAGAACGTCCGCAGGAGCTGAGCGGCGACGGCGCCTCGTCGGAATCGGCTTTGCTTCACGCCGTTGACCTGCTTGAAAAGGAACGGGCCATTCCTGTCGGTCTGGTGGTCTTTCTTCAGGCCACATCGCCCCTTCGCAAGCCGCGAGACATAGACCGCTCAATCGAGCGGTTTCGGGCGGAGGGTGCTGATTCGCTCATCTCCGTGACGAAACTTGACGATCTCACGGTATGGGAGAAGCGGCCGCAAGGCTGGGAGAGTGTCAATTTCGACTATCGCAACCGGGGCATGCGGCAGCAGCGTCCTGCGCAGTATATCGAAAACGGATCGATCTACCTGGTGACTCCCGAGGTGCTCAGAAGCACAGGAAACAGAATCGGCCGGAAACTTTCCATCTATGAAATGGAGTTCTGGCAGACCTGGGAGATCGACAGTGTCGAAGAAATAGATTTAATTGAGTTTTATATGTTCAAGAAAAACCTGGCAGACCAGGTATCCGGTCCGGAGAACCAATAG
- the lpdA gene encoding dihydrolipoyl dehydrogenase: MTRKFDILVIGAGPGGYIAAIRAAQLGFSVACCEFNAYDSPEHEPRLGGTCLNAGCIPLKALVASSEAYEKTAHSLSSHGITVNGVTIDVARMQQRKEEIVTRMTGGIQFLFRKNKITLLKGQASFAGKTETGFRITIGGNDGKEDVVAQKVIIATGSKARHIPNVRVDNVTICDNEGALKFTEAPKKLGVIGAGVIGLELGSVWRRLGAEVTVLEVMPSFLGSADESVSREAAKLFLKQGLRIKLGVRIGQAKLTEQGISIAFTDDQGAEHLLECDKLIVSVGRVPNTDHLNLEAVGLQTDERGFIPVNDHCATAAPGIFAIGDVVRGPMLAHKAEDEGVMVAELLAGQKPHIDYNTIPWVIYTTPEIAWVGKTEQQLRSEGHDYKTGMFPFAANGRALGLGDVEGFVKMLADGKTDEILGVHIIGANASDLIAEAALAMEFRASSEDIARTCHPHPSLSEAIREAALAIDKRALNM, translated from the coding sequence ATGACCAGGAAATTCGACATTCTCGTTATCGGCGCAGGACCAGGCGGCTATATAGCGGCAATCCGCGCGGCACAGCTTGGGTTTTCCGTTGCCTGCTGCGAATTCAACGCATACGACAGCCCGGAGCATGAACCCAGGCTCGGCGGCACCTGCCTAAACGCCGGCTGCATTCCCCTGAAAGCGCTTGTCGCCTCCTCCGAGGCCTATGAAAAAACAGCGCACAGCCTCTCAAGCCATGGCATCACCGTCAACGGGGTCACTATCGACGTGGCCAGGATGCAGCAGCGCAAAGAGGAAATCGTCACAAGAATGACCGGCGGCATCCAGTTCCTCTTCAGGAAGAACAAGATCACCCTGCTCAAAGGGCAGGCATCCTTTGCTGGCAAAACCGAAACCGGCTTCCGGATAACTATAGGCGGCAACGATGGCAAGGAAGATGTCGTTGCACAGAAAGTCATTATAGCTACAGGCTCGAAAGCCCGGCACATTCCCAACGTACGGGTCGATAACGTCACGATCTGCGATAACGAAGGCGCACTGAAATTCACCGAAGCCCCGAAAAAACTCGGGGTGATCGGCGCAGGGGTGATCGGGCTCGAACTGGGTTCTGTCTGGCGACGACTTGGCGCCGAAGTCACCGTGCTTGAAGTCATGCCGTCATTTCTCGGAAGCGCCGACGAAAGCGTATCGAGGGAAGCTGCAAAACTCTTTCTCAAGCAGGGACTCCGCATCAAACTCGGCGTCCGGATAGGTCAGGCAAAGCTTACAGAGCAAGGCATCAGCATCGCCTTTACAGACGATCAGGGAGCCGAACATCTGCTCGAGTGCGACAAGCTCATCGTCTCCGTAGGACGTGTACCGAATACCGATCACCTCAACCTGGAAGCTGTCGGACTGCAGACCGACGAACGGGGATTCATTCCGGTCAACGACCACTGCGCAACGGCGGCGCCAGGCATCTTTGCGATCGGAGATGTCGTCAGGGGGCCCATGCTTGCGCACAAGGCCGAAGATGAAGGAGTCATGGTAGCCGAACTGCTTGCCGGCCAGAAGCCGCACATCGATTACAACACCATACCATGGGTCATCTACACGACTCCTGAAATCGCCTGGGTAGGAAAAACCGAGCAGCAGCTCCGAAGCGAAGGACATGACTACAAAACCGGCATGTTCCCCTTTGCCGCCAACGGAAGGGCTCTCGGGCTGGGCGACGTCGAAGGGTTCGTCAAAATGCTTGCCGACGGGAAAACCGACGAAATTCTCGGTGTGCACATCATCGGAGCCAATGCTTCCGACCTTATTGCCGAAGCCGCTCTGGCCATGGAATTCAGGGCGTCATCCGAAGACATAGCACGGACCTGCCATCCCCATCCGAGCCTTTCGGAAGCCATACGGGAAGCCGCTCTGGCCATCGACAAAAGGGCATTGAACATGTAA
- a CDS encoding glycosyltransferase family protein → MKKILFICGSMNQTTQMHQISEWLGDYDRYFSPFFSDGLLGVASGMGLLEFTILGKKRSGRALQYLLDHELQLDTGGMSRDYDLVVTCTDLIVPKEIKRKKIVLVQEGMTEPETVLYHLARNFRWVPRWVAGTATTGLSDLYEKFCVASEGYRDLFIRKGVNPEKIVVTSIPNFDNCEQYLHNDFEHRDFVLVCTSDNRETFIYENRKKNIEKYLGLAGGRQLIFKLHPNENTGRAVREINTWAPESLVFTEGKTEEMIANSRMLIAQFSSTIFVGSALNKTVLCGLHPDELRALTPLQNKSAARRIAEVCRLVIDG, encoded by the coding sequence ATGAAGAAGATCTTGTTTATATGCGGCTCGATGAACCAGACTACCCAGATGCACCAGATTTCGGAGTGGCTGGGTGATTACGACCGTTACTTTTCTCCTTTTTTCAGTGACGGTCTGCTTGGAGTCGCAAGCGGCATGGGCCTTCTGGAATTTACGATTCTTGGTAAAAAGCGCTCCGGAAGAGCGCTTCAGTATCTTCTCGATCATGAACTGCAGCTCGATACAGGCGGGATGAGCCGCGATTACGATCTTGTGGTTACCTGTACCGATCTGATTGTTCCCAAAGAGATTAAAAGAAAGAAAATCGTGCTGGTTCAGGAGGGGATGACCGAGCCGGAAACCGTACTGTATCACCTTGCACGGAACTTCCGCTGGGTGCCCCGCTGGGTTGCCGGTACGGCAACCACCGGGCTGAGCGATCTTTACGAAAAATTCTGTGTCGCAAGCGAAGGGTATCGGGACCTGTTTATCCGTAAAGGGGTCAATCCCGAAAAGATAGTTGTTACCAGCATCCCGAATTTCGACAACTGCGAGCAGTATCTGCATAACGACTTTGAACATCGGGACTTCGTACTCGTTTGTACCTCTGACAACCGGGAGACCTTCATTTACGAGAACAGGAAGAAAAACATCGAAAAGTACCTCGGACTGGCTGGTGGCCGTCAGCTCATTTTCAAGCTTCATCCGAACGAGAATACCGGAAGGGCGGTACGAGAAATCAATACCTGGGCTCCTGAAAGTCTGGTGTTCACCGAAGGGAAGACCGAGGAGATGATCGCCAATTCGCGCATGCTTATAGCGCAGTTTTCTTCGACAATTTTTGTCGGTTCCGCTCTCAACAAAACCGTTCTCTGCGGGTTGCACCCCGATGAGTTGAGGGCCCTCACACCATTGCAGAACAAGTCGGCGGCCAGACGTATTGCCGAGGTCTGCCGGTTGGTTATCGACGGGTAG
- a CDS encoding DegT/DnrJ/EryC1/StrS aminotransferase family protein, producing the protein MAGAELIGREELAEIQDLFSGEKVNLYRYGGGNYKAREFEERFAEYMGVKYAHAVSSGTAAIHCALAGAGIAPGDEVITTAWTFIAPVEAISALGAVPVPVELDETYHLDPVEVEKAITPATKAVVAIPMWAPPKMVELAAICDRHSIMLIEDAAQALGATYRGRKLGTIGRVGSFSFDAGKTMHTGEGGIIVTDDKDVYDRAAEFSDHGHMHLVGLPRGKDPRRAKGLNLRLSEVTAAIGLAQLRKIDDILSRTKENKKKIKDAIRHLGNITLRPFADEDGSQGDTLIFRVRDREAALRFEAHLMECGFGTKILPEALDWHFAGVWSHLLPEFDRYRDVDLEMLWPKTGAMLRNSICLNIPVLMDDATVEKLVEAIVTGAEKIG; encoded by the coding sequence ATGGCAGGAGCTGAACTTATAGGCCGTGAGGAACTGGCCGAAATACAGGATCTTTTCAGCGGTGAAAAGGTCAATCTCTACCGTTACGGCGGCGGAAACTACAAGGCCAGGGAGTTCGAGGAGCGGTTCGCGGAGTACATGGGCGTCAAGTATGCCCATGCGGTCTCCTCGGGTACGGCGGCCATTCACTGCGCGCTTGCCGGCGCGGGTATCGCTCCCGGCGACGAAGTTATCACCACAGCTTGGACGTTCATCGCTCCGGTCGAGGCCATCAGTGCGCTCGGCGCAGTTCCGGTGCCGGTCGAACTGGACGAAACATACCATCTCGACCCGGTGGAGGTGGAAAAAGCCATCACCCCGGCCACGAAAGCCGTCGTGGCCATTCCCATGTGGGCTCCGCCGAAAATGGTCGAGCTTGCAGCCATCTGCGACCGGCACAGCATCATGCTCATCGAGGACGCGGCACAGGCGCTCGGAGCTACCTACAGGGGGCGCAAACTCGGCACCATCGGCCGGGTGGGTTCCTTCTCGTTCGATGCGGGCAAGACCATGCATACCGGCGAAGGCGGCATCATCGTCACCGACGACAAGGATGTGTATGATCGAGCGGCCGAGTTTTCAGACCACGGCCACATGCACCTCGTTGGTCTGCCTCGCGGCAAGGATCCGCGCAGAGCCAAAGGGCTCAATCTGCGCCTCAGCGAGGTCACGGCGGCCATCGGCCTTGCCCAGCTTCGCAAAATCGACGATATCCTGTCGCGAACGAAGGAGAACAAGAAGAAAATCAAGGATGCCATCCGCCATCTCGGCAATATCACACTCCGGCCCTTCGCCGACGAGGATGGTTCGCAGGGCGATACACTGATTTTCAGGGTAAGGGATCGCGAAGCTGCGCTCCGGTTCGAAGCGCACCTCATGGAGTGCGGTTTTGGTACAAAGATCCTGCCCGAAGCGCTTGACTGGCACTTCGCGGGAGTATGGAGCCATCTGCTCCCCGAGTTCGACCGCTACCGCGATGTCGATCTCGAAATGCTCTGGCCGAAAACCGGCGCCATGCTGCGCAACAGTATCTGCCTGAACATTCCCGTACTGATGGATGATGCGACTGTTGAAAAGCTTGTCGAAGCAATTGTTACGGGAGCGGAGAAGATAGGATAG